In Flavobacterium sp., a single window of DNA contains:
- a CDS encoding ABC-F family ATP-binding cassette domain-containing protein, producing MNYLSVENISKSFGERVLFDNISFGINKDQKIAFIAKNGSGKTTIMSIINGLEEPDTGQVVLRKGIRMAFLSQDNNLQDELTIEESIFASDNETLKVIEAYEKALENPSDEEAYQKAFDAMDQHNAWDFETQYKQILFKLKLEDFKLKVKSLSGGQKKRLSLAIILINRPDLLILDEPTNHLDLEMIEWLESYFAKENITLFMVTHDRFFLERVCNEIIELDNGKLYQYKGNYSYYLQKKEERITSENASIDKAKNLFVKELEWMRRQPKARTTKSKSRQDDFYVIKEKAQSRRKENVVELEINMERMGSKIIELHKLSKKFKDRVILDNFSFDFQRGERIGIIGKNGTGKSTFLNLLTGTIPPDSGRVVKGDTIKIGYYTQSGINPKPGQRVIDIIKEYGEYIPLTKGKIISASQLLERFLFDAKKQYDYVEKLSGGELKRLYLCTVLIQNPNFLILDEPTNDLDIVTLNVLESFLLDYPGCLLVVSHDRYFMDKIVDHLFVFRGQGEIENFPGNYSDFRAYEDSADVSSAKEETKTEKKDWKQNNTTGNLTFNEQKEYQKIEREIKDLEIEKTKIEQLFSDGKVADADIEKKANELQSIINKIDQKEERWFELSAKLEG from the coding sequence ATGAATTACTTATCTGTAGAAAATATATCGAAGTCATTTGGCGAAAGAGTCCTTTTTGACAACATTTCATTTGGAATCAACAAAGACCAAAAAATTGCCTTTATTGCCAAAAATGGTTCCGGAAAAACAACCATTATGAGCATTATTAATGGTTTGGAAGAACCAGATACCGGACAGGTGGTTTTGAGAAAAGGAATCAGAATGGCATTTCTTTCGCAGGATAATAATTTACAGGATGAGTTAACGATTGAAGAAAGTATTTTTGCTTCTGATAATGAAACGCTTAAAGTAATTGAAGCTTACGAAAAAGCACTTGAAAATCCTTCTGATGAAGAAGCTTACCAAAAAGCTTTCGACGCCATGGATCAGCACAATGCGTGGGATTTTGAAACACAGTACAAGCAGATTCTATTTAAATTAAAACTGGAAGATTTTAAACTTAAAGTTAAAAGTCTTTCGGGAGGACAAAAAAAACGACTTTCACTGGCTATCATATTAATCAACCGTCCGGATTTATTAATTTTGGATGAGCCAACCAACCACTTAGATCTGGAAATGATCGAATGGCTTGAAAGTTATTTTGCTAAAGAAAATATTACGTTGTTTATGGTAACACACGACCGTTTCTTTTTAGAACGTGTCTGCAACGAAATCATCGAACTTGACAACGGAAAATTATACCAATACAAAGGAAATTATTCTTATTACCTTCAGAAAAAAGAAGAAAGAATTACCTCAGAAAACGCTAGTATAGACAAAGCTAAAAACCTTTTTGTAAAAGAATTAGAATGGATGCGCCGCCAGCCAAAAGCGAGAACAACCAAATCTAAATCACGTCAGGATGATTTTTACGTTATTAAAGAAAAAGCGCAAAGCCGACGAAAAGAAAATGTAGTCGAACTTGAAATTAATATGGAAAGAATGGGAAGTAAAATTATTGAGCTTCACAAACTTTCTAAAAAATTCAAAGACCGCGTTATTCTGGACAACTTTAGTTTTGATTTTCAGCGCGGCGAAAGAATCGGAATTATTGGTAAAAACGGAACTGGAAAATCGACTTTCTTAAATCTTTTAACTGGAACAATTCCGCCAGACAGCGGACGAGTTGTAAAAGGTGACACTATAAAAATAGGTTACTACACTCAATCTGGAATTAATCCAAAACCGGGGCAGCGTGTTATTGACATTATTAAAGAATACGGAGAATATATTCCGCTGACAAAAGGAAAAATTATTTCGGCTTCACAGCTTTTAGAAAGATTTCTTTTTGATGCTAAAAAACAATATGATTATGTTGAGAAATTAAGCGGTGGAGAATTAAAACGTTTGTATTTGTGTACCGTTTTAATTCAGAATCCGAACTTTTTGATTCTCGATGAGCCTACTAACGATTTGGATATCGTAACGCTAAATGTTCTTGAAAGTTTTCTTTTAGATTATCCAGGATGTCTATTGGTAGTTTCGCACGATCGTTATTTTATGGATAAAATTGTCGATCATTTATTTGTTTTTAGAGGACAGGGCGAAATCGAAAATTTTCCCGGCAACTATTCTGATTTCAGAGCGTATGAAGACAGCGCCGATGTTTCTTCAGCAAAAGAAGAAACGAAAACAGAAAAGAAAGACTGGAAACAAAATAATACAACCGGAAATTTAACTTTCAACGAGCAAAAAGAATATCAAAAAATCGAAAGAGAGATAAAAGATTTAGAAATAGAAAAAACCAAAATCGAACAATTATTCTCTGACGGAAAAGTTGCTGATGCAGATATCGAGAAAAAGGCAAACGAGTTACAAAGTATAATAAATAAAATTGACCAGAAAGAAGAACGCTGGTTCGAACTTTCAGCAAAGCTTGAAGGATAG
- a CDS encoding FKBP-type peptidyl-prolyl cis-trans isomerase yields MKQLLSALLAIALFISCSKDKDEVTDYTAQNEKEITDYLAANNLTAQRTDSGLYYIIDKPGEGDNPTINSNVTVIYKGYFTDGTVFDETDKDVKEGEEKKGVSFGLNQVIQGWKEGIPFFKPGGEGKLLIPSHLGYGSKDYKSIPGGSVLIFDITLKSVN; encoded by the coding sequence ATGAAACAACTTTTATCAGCTTTACTTGCAATAGCACTTTTTATTTCTTGTTCTAAAGACAAAGATGAAGTAACAGATTATACGGCTCAAAACGAAAAAGAAATCACTGATTATTTAGCAGCCAATAATTTAACAGCTCAAAGAACTGATTCTGGTTTGTATTATATCATAGATAAACCAGGCGAAGGAGATAATCCTACAATTAATTCAAATGTTACGGTTATTTATAAAGGCTACTTTACAGATGGCACTGTATTCGACGAAACTGATAAAGATGTAAAAGAAGGAGAAGAGAAAAAAGGAGTTTCGTTTGGTTTAAATCAGGTAATTCAGGGTTGGAAAGAAGGAATTCCGTTTTTTAAACCAGGAGGAGAAGGAAAACTTTTAATTCCTTCACATTTAGGTTACGGAAGTAAAGATTATAAATCCATTCCCGGAGGATCGGTGCTTATATTCGATATAACATTAAAATCGGTTAATTAA
- a CDS encoding class I SAM-dependent methyltransferase: protein MLFQIKSYLKFLWNSKNEHGVHSPFVFSLLTKCFYDKKPKPEYAILKKYRKSLLENKNFIEVTDFGAGSKVFKSNKRQISKIASTAGISPKRAELLFRVTNYFQPKNVLEIGTSLGLATSALALGNTNAKVITIEGCPNTANAAQNELDRFDCKNVENIVSEFESFLISENLNSKIYDLIYFDGNHSKKATLTYFEVLLQTINNDSVWIFDDIHWSPEMEEAWEIIKNHPKVKVTIDTFQWGFVFFRYEQEKEHFVIRA, encoded by the coding sequence ATGCTTTTTCAAATCAAATCTTATTTAAAATTTCTTTGGAATTCTAAAAACGAACATGGAGTTCATTCGCCTTTTGTTTTTAGTTTACTAACGAAATGCTTCTATGATAAGAAACCAAAACCAGAATATGCGATTCTAAAGAAATACAGAAAATCACTTCTTGAAAATAAAAATTTCATCGAAGTAACTGATTTTGGCGCAGGTTCTAAAGTTTTTAAATCTAACAAAAGACAGATTTCTAAAATTGCATCAACTGCCGGAATTTCACCAAAACGCGCTGAATTATTATTTCGCGTAACAAATTATTTTCAGCCAAAAAATGTTCTTGAAATTGGAACTTCTTTAGGTTTGGCGACTTCTGCCCTTGCCTTAGGAAACACAAATGCAAAAGTTATTACAATTGAAGGCTGTCCAAATACGGCAAACGCTGCTCAAAATGAATTAGATAGATTTGATTGTAAAAATGTTGAAAATATAGTTTCTGAATTTGAATCTTTTTTGATTTCAGAAAATCTAAATTCTAAAATCTACGATCTAATATATTTCGACGGGAATCATTCAAAAAAAGCGACTTTAACTTATTTTGAAGTTCTTCTGCAAACTATAAACAATGATTCTGTTTGGATTTTTGATGATATTCACTGGTCTCCGGAAATGGAAGAAGCATGGGAAATCATAAAAAATCATCCTAAAGTAAAAGTAACGATCGATACCTTTCAATGGGGATTTGTATTTTTCAGGTACGAACAGGAAAAAGAACATTTTGTTATTCGAGCATAA
- a CDS encoding DUF6565 domain-containing protein has translation MKNIQLVLGIALIALGFTSCKDEKQEQAQKKVDAYVAYVDSVKNVSAENLKADWKAVDAEYDRRSQEAQAALADLKDNSAATEKVNASKTKYEEFKNEMSTVFAPPAPAPSPKQQLRDALFGAGKIGDDMNFSWVNAQNIHSVYQQFVHTVEDNKDKYSREDWDEVKLMYEALDSRKNTVEKEGLTAEDNRKIAGLKIKFAPMYTVNRMGAKSEENKDAKK, from the coding sequence ATGAAAAATATACAATTAGTATTAGGAATTGCATTAATTGCATTAGGATTTACATCGTGTAAAGATGAAAAACAAGAACAAGCACAAAAGAAAGTTGATGCATATGTAGCTTATGTTGATTCTGTAAAAAATGTTTCGGCAGAGAATTTAAAAGCAGACTGGAAAGCTGTTGATGCTGAATATGACAGAAGATCTCAGGAAGCTCAGGCAGCACTGGCAGATTTAAAAGATAATTCGGCAGCGACCGAAAAAGTAAATGCCAGCAAAACTAAATATGAAGAATTTAAAAATGAAATGTCCACCGTTTTTGCCCCTCCAGCTCCGGCTCCAAGTCCAAAACAACAATTAAGAGACGCATTATTTGGAGCAGGAAAAATTGGTGATGATATGAATTTCAGCTGGGTAAATGCTCAAAATATTCATAGTGTTTATCAGCAGTTCGTTCATACCGTTGAAGATAATAAAGATAAATATTCGAGAGAAGACTGGGATGAAGTTAAACTAATGTATGAAGCCCTTGACAGCCGTAAAAATACAGTTGAAAAAGAAGGACTTACAGCAGAAGATAACAGAAAAATTGCCGGTCTAAAAATTAAATTTGCACCAATGTATACTGTAAACAGAATGGGTGCAAAATCTGAAGAAAATAAAGATGCTAAAAAATAA